A section of the Malania oleifera isolate guangnan ecotype guangnan chromosome 2, ASM2987363v1, whole genome shotgun sequence genome encodes:
- the LOC131148579 gene encoding urease accessory protein F — protein sequence MEINKGGSGSTSTDFLLQWSQWQLLDSILPTGGFAHSFGLEAAIQASIVSSPEDLRTHVIHVLENTGSLLLPFVFSAAMSPNLETWRELDRLLDATLTNEVSRKASIAQGSALMRVGAAVFSECPSLKTMRETFLGSGVVSFHHAPIFGLICGLLGMDAGVSQRAYMFITMRDIISAATRLNLVGPLGAAILQHQIAPVAEDMMRKYMDRSVDEACQTAPLIDLVQGCHGYLFSRLFCS from the coding sequence ATGGAAATAAACAAGGGAGGCAGTGGATCTACTTCAACAGATTTTCTTCTACAATGGAGCCAGTGGCAACTGCTTGATTCCATTCTCCCTACTGGCGGTTTTGCTCATTCATTTGGTCTTGAAGCTGCAATTCAAGCCAGCATAGTCTCTAGCCCTGAAGATCTTCGAACACATGTAATACACGTGTTAGAAAATACTGGGAGCCTGCTCCTTCCTTTTGTGTTCTCTGCAGCAATGTCGCCTAACTTGGAAACCTGGCGTGAACTTGACAGATTGTTGGATGCAACACTCACGAATGAAGTGAGTCGGAAAGCATCAATTGCACAAGGATCAGCACTTATGAGGGTAGGCGCAGCTGTTTTTTCTGAATGTCCATCCCTTAAAACCATGAGAGAAACATTTCTAGGTTCTGGGGTTGTTTCTTTCCACCACGCTCCTATTTTTGGGCTTATATGTGGACTTCTCGGAATGGATGCCGGAGTTTCTCAGAGGGCTTACATGTTTATAACAATGAGAGATATCATTTCTGCCGCGACAAGGCTAAATTTGGTAGGACCCCTAGGTGCTGCCATCCTGCAGCATCAGATTGCTCCTGTTGCCGAAGATATGATGAGAAAATATATGGACCGATCAGTTGATGAAGCATGCCAAACAGCTCCTTTAATTGATTTGGTGCAGGGTTGCCATGGTTACTTGTTTTCTAGACTATTCTGCTCTTAA